The following nucleotide sequence is from Homalodisca vitripennis isolate AUS2020 unplaced genomic scaffold, UT_GWSS_2.1 ScUCBcl_10508;HRSCAF=19435, whole genome shotgun sequence.
CTGACTTTAACTCTCTGCATTTATTTCTTGTAGGGGTTCTTCAAAGATGTAATGAATCTACCCTCCTATTCTTTAAAACCTGCAAGGCTTACGGCAGTGTATAACGGAGCAGTGCAATCCGTTACAAAGGAAATGTTGCAAAGTGTGTGGGTGAAATTGGTATATTGTCTGGATATTTGCTGAGTAACTAATAGTActcatattgaacatttgttgtccATATTAATGAACTATTGACTGCTATATTCGTGTTAGCACGGGACGATCCCTACTTTTACATTCAACTGATATGTCCATGTTGTCATGTTTCCAAACAGCTGCGACTCAATATCATGCTGCACGACAACGCACATTGGCttctattagtttttatttgaactacaCAGTACATTCCAGTTACTACACTAATACAGATGGtcaattaagaaaatatgaaagCATATGGTGAAGTTTTGACTGGATGTTAGAaaagattattattgttttcaagttttttctATTGAGATTTTGAGGTATCAattgcaaattttttattttctactatgGTTGTGCTTTAATCGTGTCACAGGGACTATTTGAAATAGTGATAAGGacgttttatcaattttaaatttgttcggaTTTTGGGTCATTCTGTTTGAATAAGCCTGTAACAACATGTCAAGAACGTATTGACCActagacttttaattttgcatttagcttcatttctttataggCAACATTGTGGAATTTATTTAACCCTCCACAAGATATCTTAAGAACGAATTTAGCCATGGACTTGTAATTTTTCTATCACTGAGAAGCCTAGAATCCTCTTCGGTTGTTTGCCACAGCATATCTAGGGAtcagctatggacttgaaatgttatgttatgtaactttatttatacacAGGCAAAGTCGAATTTGATAATGGGCATGTTTCTCTAGAGGATTTGGCTGATGAGCGTTTAAATAGCTTTTCCACAGGATTTCTCGAGAACGATTTaatctgtaaacattttattttgtttttcaagaaCTTTAAGCGAAGCGTGGTATGCAACATGAACTCTGGAAATTATTCCATGGGAAGTATTAACTCATACCTTGTTTCTAACTTGTCCTACGTGAAAAAGACATGGATCTATAAAATTTGAACAGAAAGTTGCCTTCATTGTATTGTTTCCTAATGAACACAAACGGCCAAAACAGTATCCACGAATTCTTGGATGCCCTAATAGAGGCTCACTCTAGAAGGCACAATTTCATAAGTAGTATATACCACAACCATTGAAGTGTTTGAGATTGTACCTAAATAGGCGAGCTCAGCAAGTTACATATTCTGGAAAACTAtccaaacaataacaataatacactaCCTACCTAGAATCAATATTTtctccaatattattttttatgtaagcaAATAATAATCAATCAGGAATTGGAATCTAATTCAAACACTTGAACttctaactttttttaaataaaatgaatggaAATTTGAATCATTTAgtgaaattataacattattttgtgatAATTCTAGGGCTATTTTTCAACTCTTGTTAggttataaaaatcaaactaatggTTGAAATAAATTGACTACCAAGTTACAAGTGTTCATAATTacttttcaatgtaataactGTTTACTTTGCTGCAGTTTTATACCTGTGAACAAGTTTTCCAATACCCacttcataaaatgtttaaatgactTATAAATTTGGAACAGTGTCATATTCTCAGCAGTAGCTGTGGTTCTGAATGGTAAAGGCAATGCCGTTGTATTTTCAGCATCGGCACCTATCTATCGACTGGCTGTATCAAACCATGTAAAAATCAGTTAATGCCTTTTTTCATATCAAAGGCCTCAATTATTTAAAGATACACAGGACTAACGTCAGAGCAAAATTTTGTGACTTTCCTTTAAATATTCAAGTGTTTCAAACATTTGGGAAGTAAGTGAATGTAATGACTGGCTGTTAGGTAGACTGGGTGTTGTCCATTCTTGTGCTACTAATTCTATATGCCATATTATTACTTTGattgtttgagtttttattttaaataaagagtaattCATATTATTGATGGTTTGAAATATTGAGTTTtgtatgttattaatattgtcaAGGAGCTAAGGGCAGAAGGAACAAACTTGAAAAGCAAGTATTATTATGGGTTTTTTCTTGTGTTGTCTTTTTGTCGATTGCAGGGTTCTTGGATTTACACAGTAACCTGTTGattataacgtagctatggtagaaagggtTTAATTCAATTgcattttgagtttagctccagtttaccttcctttcaTTGCAGCGTCGTATCTGACGATGTCTcagacttggctcctggaatctggagccgtgttcatctgaagagattcaaagaaagtcgacgaTGAAAAAGCCAAAAACaatgtgtacctgatgagactacaacttcacctatttatagatgtcgaaacaatgtaaatgatCTTGTTGacctttggatctcttcagacgaatatgactccagattccaggagtcaagtctgagacagcgtcagataccagacgctgcaataaaaggaaggtaaactggagctaaactcaaaattcaactgtTGATTATTCTGCCACAATTGTGAGTagactataaataaattagatgttactatgtaacataatatattccaagaaaaataaaatatacaaatgattAGTAGGAATAAATAACGTACAAAgatttattcaacaaatatttttattaaaaaacagtagataaacaacaaataaacctATATAGGAAGAAGGTTAGTACAAAATAGGGAATAGTCAATCCATAGGattatgtttgatttttattagtaCTGTTAGAAAGAGTATCTAGGGTAGAATATACCTCAAGATTTACAAGTACAATTCAATATTCAAGGCAAAGACTTCAGTGTGATGTTGATTACAGTAGCTATATTTATTGTCAGGTTATAAATTACTAGATAAATTTTGACGATTTCTGGACAAAACTGCATAGAGATGTCATATTACGTTGTAGATACATTTTTTCCATAAATACATATGCTGTAAAAATACAGCTAATggacaaattttgaaattacataCTCGTAGTCTTGTAGTAAAGATAAAACAACCATACTTGAAGTtcactgtatatttttaaaaggtctTGTTGtggaaaagtaaattatttatctttttgtaCTGTATAAATGTTatgactaaaaatattattactgtttataaaataatttataaacatattatactgGGAGAAACCAAACAAACAGATACCATCTTAGCCTTATGGCTATTCATTACAAAGTTACCATCATAATAGAGAAACTACGCAACATGCCTGAAATGAACCAAGTATTTTAGCTGgtaagtgtatttattttcttacaagcATCTCCAAAGTGGTAAATAAAgactaaacataataaataccTATACCAGGTTATTACCTGCAACATTGTTAATtcgtgaaaacaaaacaacacgaaaacaaaacaaaagtttatatttacctAAAGTGATCACAGCTCAAATATCACAACATTCTTGATATCACACCCTTAAGTAATGAGCATATTCACTGTTAATCTTTAACttactataacaatattaattaataactcaCTATTGAATGTGTATTATGTACAGTTAGTACCACATTTCATAAAGGCACTTTAAACAGACTATTCCTAAAGGCACTTGTAAATAAGTGCTGTGACCATTCATATTGCACATTACAGCATTTTTActgattatatataaatgtataaaggATGTGTAAACTGTCTGTAGCCAATCCTCTAAATTGGGAAATACCCATTATTCTTTTTACTAATCGAAATAGaaattgaaaacttaacaatcttgttcaaagtaatttttaactgaGTGACTCCTAAAACGTTTATcctatacaaaataactattttcttaTGAACTATTATGTTAAAGCTTATGAAAtgtggttttaaaacattatattctaataataaaaacctaaaatgacATATTGACATAAGTATGCATTAATGATTACCATGACACTCCCCAATGCAAGCGAGTGATTGTTATTGGCGGCTTATCTATAAACTCGGTGTTATCTATATAcattgtgcaaagtttatagattttgctatgatttaaacaatattaaagtgttttcagacattttacacaccctgtatatactctTACATATAAATATTCCTTAAGTAGTAAGTTTTGTGTCACTGAAGACTACATTAACTGGGTTATTACTTTATACATATAACTTTACAGATACAATAGAAATAATGTTCAACCtcagaactaaataatatttaggaAATCTGTCTAATTCATTAAATGACAAATTTACTATACAAAACATAACTATGTACACAAATGTTTATTAAGTAAGCATAGAAAACAaggaatgaatttaaaaaaatacacaatttaacttaaaataataaaagtaaggaACTTGAAAAACGTAGTGGGATGACTTTGTACccattaaacaatgaaaataatgaaacacTTGTACTTACTATCCCTCTTAATGAGACTAACAATATTAACAGTAAGTAAAAAGcagtaaaacacaattaaagcAAATCTATTTCAATAAGAGTATTTGGTGCCTTGCATTTGACATTGCCACAAACTTCCAATTCATACAGGAATATATTCtgaaacaaaatcataaaaaacataaacaaaggtTAGGAATTGTGAAATGTGAGAAGTATTCTGtatggaattaatttaaaatacgagggccatccggaaagtagtaccagTTTCCGCCGTGTGAGGCGCTGACGACGCGAGTAGCCGCCGGTCAAGGTCAGATCGCTTCAGTGGCTTGTCTgccttctctgttacaagttccgtgacgctagcattgcctgtgttgtttctgtggcagttcataatgtttaaaaaaattgaaaacgccgccagttgtgaagtgagggctgtaataaaatttctcaacgcaacaaacgttcgaccttgtgatattcatcgccaattaaaggaagtgtatggagacaatgtgatggaagagtcatctgttcggtgctggtgtcgtaatttcaacttggggagggggaacacacacgacgatgagcgttcagggagaccatctgtcattacagatcaactgctgaggtcagtagacgaattcgtgaggaacgatcggcgcgtcacaattgatgacatctgtgaacatttccctaatgtttctcgaaacattgttcatgaaattgtcaaagaccgtctgtattattcaaaaatttgtgcaaggtgggtccctcgcatgcttacagatgagcacaaaaccaagcttatggctgctgcattcacatttttggaacgttattctgatgaagcagacacgttcttgaatcgcatagttactggtgatgaaacgtgggtttgttatgcttcacctgagagtaaacgacagtcaatggagtggcatcatactcattcaccaaagaaaccaaaaaaattcaagactgttctgtccaccaggaaacttatggcaaccattttctgggatcgacgtggtgtactgcttattgattttatggcccgtggagacactattaacgctaatgcatattgtgaaacattaaagaaattacagcgggcaatacaaaatcgacggagaggtctattgtctgatggcgtcattctcctccatgacaatgccaggcctcatgcagcggggataacacaacttctgcagcaattcaattgggaaattttcgaccatccaccgtatagcccggacttggccccttcagattttcatctctttacaaaacttaaagagtttttggcgggaaaaatattttacagcgatgaagaacttaaagaagACGTAACTACGTATTTCAATCGGCTGGCGGCGGAGGAATAtgacgctggaatacaaaaactcgtcacacgttatgacaaatgcttaaatttgcttggagattatgtggagaagtagtttaaggtatgctcttttcaataaaaatgtttaaatttgttaatatttacttctgtgtctttatttcacaaacgggtactactttccggatggccctcgtataCGGATTGAGCAACAAGAACTTGCCTTTGGTatagataatttaattcattatacaGTGCCATTTCACTAGCAATGGCAAGTTTGTTTATGACACAAATGAGATGTGGTGGATCTGTTACTATGATTCAGCAagatgtttttcattttaaaccttGGCCAGCATTCAGTTTCCATCCACAAGGCGATCCTTAGGTGGGTTCAAAAACCTCGGAATGTTAGGAAGGAAGGAGGAGGAATTGCTTTGTTCAGAAGGAATTTTCTGGCATTTGAGGCATAACTGTATGTAACTTTTATAATGTAAttctcatttataaatattcttttatgaaGTTATAACTTGTGTCATTGACTAGTACAGATATTAGTTATTCTCATTATCAAtacaatattactaatttatacaACAGAACCAGTATTTAATCTCATGACTTAATCCTTAAAGGACATAAGAAAATTTGGCCTGGGTTAAAATTGGTGTGTATTTAGAGATAAAAAAATTCTGTATCAGCAAAAGTCGTCTCATAACATAAGACAATGTGTCAATAAAAAAGTAAGCACTGGTTTTCGATAGATTTTTAACTTGACACACAAATCAATTTTCTTCCCGACAGTTACAAAAGAATAAACTTACGCATTACTACAAATTTGCAGCATTTTCCTTAATTGTacacaagaaattaaaataagacaATACGGATATTCCTGTTTGCCGCGTTTACCACAATTCCGATGGTAGGAACACATTCATGTGCTGCAACTTAAGAGTCAATAATATTTAGGATATACATCTCAATTCCTAACTAAATCCATTACAACTGCAACAAAATTACACTGATAGTGGAGCTCATTCTCAGTTGCTCCATGGAACACATAATACAGTAGCAATAGCTGTAGCTGGTCAATCCATATTGCATAAATATAAGATTTTGGGATGATGATAATAAAGTGATGGTTATATTACCCATCTAATGTGATAGTAAAATAACCCTTGATATAGAGGAAGAAAGAACTTGACTGAAAAAAGGTTATCCAGAGAACAACAATCACCACTACAGATTCTATTCAAACTGTATAAGGATGatctaatatataaattgtatggtATAATTGAAAGATTTTAGTTAATAAAGGGCCAGTCAGAGCATCATTGGTCTCATTGTAagattaattattacagtttttataagataaaattttgtataaaattgaatttttttaattataaaagcaatatactaaagtatacaattaatttcatattataaaattatattatttattattgtctattcagttgtatttttatactgtacTTGTGTCTTAACAATTTAGCATTTTATTTTCTAGGCATTTGAGGTTATTCtagtactataaatttaaagattttgccAAGGGGTGGTGGCGGCAATGTGGGAAACACATACGGATGGATGGATGTTGACTTATCTACTGACAGTACATTTATGACTAATTGTGTGGCTAGTGAAAGCTCAGATAGTATTGAGGAGAATGGtttttttattgctctttttATATTGGCAGCAAGGTGGTTGAGATGTTGTCATCTAGTAACAGCTCACACAATCAAATTTTGAGTGCTGTCAATATAATGTTGGGGTTGCCACTTGCCCAAATTATTTATTCTCTCTGTAGCTTCTTGATTTGAAGTAATACTTGAACTGTTTTCATCACTCTTAAGTTGTTTCCGATAACTCGGGTTTttgataattgaaattttaacctattgtaaTGATCTTTTAATGCAGAAAGCAAGTAAGTACAGAAAAATCTGGGGTTGGTCTCCagataaagataaataaaaaagaagaaatcaaAACATAACTAAATATTAACACACAATTAAACAGCCAATTAGAGAGATACCATGAAAAACAAAGattttactgtaaatgttttCCTATGCATTTTAAATTCTGATATCTTATGACTTGGAAATCAAATTTGAATGTTGATGCTCTTACCAGCGGATGTATAGGGCAGATTCGCTTGATGTTGCCGTAGACTCGGAAGCCACACATGCGACACCAGACTGTTCGCTTTGGTCGCTGACAGCAACATTCGTCGGCCTGGAACTGATAATCTTGAGGTAGCCGCAGACTTCCCATCTTATCACCCTCCTCAATCCGGGGCATCTCTTCTCCTTTCCTGTCCACGCTGGTGGGAATCCGTCTCTTTTTACTCATGCCTTTGTTCAGTAGTTTATCCAAGTTATACTTGTTCTTTGACTGATcctacaaaataaacaaaaaaactttaactttGTCATAAAACAGCACCGtcatattaagaaaattaagtacataaataataaccttaatgtttaacacttttatatgatttataattatcACAATTGATTGCCTATACAAAAATCGTTATTATAGAACTgctgtttttattaaatcctTCACTTTTACCACATGGAAACCTTACCAGAGTACATACAATTACTGGAGACCATTGCTAGTAATGATCATCAAAACTGATGGTCTGGGCTTAAGGTTTAATTGATGGATCAAATGGTGACTAAATGAGTTTACAAATGTCATTTTAATGCATACAAATCTGTTCTTTGGGGTGTATTTTACAAAGGAGCTACACTCAAGTTCCtttactgagtttttttttttattacaaataactaagAAGCTAATTGTGTCAAGTAGCTAAGTGGTCCTAGTTTTGCTTTAAGCGatagagaaattttaaattttgaaaagatgtaAGGAGAACTACTACATGGTTTGCATAAAGAAAGTGAAAGAGCTCTAAAGGAAAGGGCAGTTTCAGTCACCTTCAAACCAAATCATGACCAGAATAATTAATCCCAGCAACCCTAAATTCCCTAACATACccttattatgtaaaataatgtaggaaagaaacacaaaattgttaAATGCTGCTGGGATTTTAAAGGATATGTTTTAATCCAACctatataaaagtgaatatttatatttaatgtctaCCTTGGATCTTGAAGTCTACTACGAGGTAACATCAGTCTCAGAGGTGCAACTGCCAATTTGTCAAAAATGTACAACTTGTGTTGATAAGCTCACATAAATAGCTTATCAACACACTTATCTCATCAAGTACACTCAGATTCTTGAATTTCATCAAAAggcaaaataaaaaagtgaaaatgaccctcttgtttcaacaaaataaattatatctaatCTGTCAAAACATTTTGAGAAAACAGGAAGAGTATTTATATGCCTAAAACTGTTGTTAGACAGAGAATAAAGAATATAGTTttctcagataaaaaaatatagatgccattaaagaattattgaaaatCACTGTTATCAAAAACAGTgagattaattacatttaatatattaaatagat
It contains:
- the LOC124374857 gene encoding uncharacterized protein LOC124374857; the encoded protein is MSKKRRIPTSVDRKGEEMPRIEEGDKMGSLRLPQDYQFQADECCCQRPKRTVWCRMCGFRVYGNIKRICPIHPLNIFLYELEVCGNVKCKAPNTLIEIDLL